One window of the Diachasmimorpha longicaudata isolate KC_UGA_2023 chromosome 9, iyDiaLong2, whole genome shotgun sequence genome contains the following:
- the LOC135165702 gene encoding uncharacterized protein LOC135165702 isoform X3 produces the protein MSFSAAVTRWVQNEGQCGICGDAYHLKEPRPHEAGGEFAKGTITRHYTAGQDIDIEIELTANHQGHFELYLCPNNNPRLPATQECFDKYPLYLTGTDEVKFVIPEDSDKKAIFRYRVTLPPYLTCSQCVMQWNYYTGNMWGTCANGTEAVGCGRPETFRNCADVNIVTSTGAVPPSFIHQQDNPFILYYQDYRLENQVVPLVIRSQICLPRQLYRFIPGMDEWCQTNCLRYPPHCPENICTCPEDCTAVGELEGKSGADVYCMDQCLVYPSHCPSQRCQCS, from the exons ATGAGCTTTTCTGCGGCGGTTACGCGg TGGGTGCAGAATGAGGGCCAGTGCGGAATATGCGGTGATGCTTATCATTTGAAGGAACCTAGACCTCACGAGGCGGGGGGAGAATTCGCTAAGGGAACCATTACGAGACATTACACCGCTGGACAG GACATTGACATTGAGATAGAGTTGACCGCCAATCATCAAGGTCACTTTGAGTTATACCTGTGTCCCAACAACAATCCTCGTCTTCCAGCGACTCAAGAATGCTTCGACAAATATCCCCTGTACCTCACCGGCACCGACGAAGTGAAATTCGTAATACCTGAGGACAGTGATAAAAAAGCTATTTTTCGGTACCGAGTAACATTACCCCCCTACCTCACCTGCTCTCAATGCGTAATGCAGTGGAATTACTACACAG gTAATATGTGGGGCACATGTGCCAATGGTACAGAAGCCGTTGGTTGTGGTAGACCCGAGACCTTCAGAAATTGTGCCGATGTTAATATTGTAACCAGCACTGGTGCTGTACCACCGTCATTCATTCATCAACAGGATAATCCATTTATTCTGTACTATCAGGATTACAGATTGGAAAATCAAGTTGTACCACTTGTTATTAGATCACAGATCTGTCTACCCCGTCAACTTTACAGATTTATACCTGGTATGGACGAGTGGTGTCAGACTAATTGCTTGAGATATCCACCTCATTGCCCAGAGAATATCTGCACTTGTCC GGAGGACTGCACAGCCGTAGGTGAATTAGAAGGAAAATCAGGTGCCGATGTCTACTGCATGGACCAGTGTCTCGTCTACCCCTCGCACTGTCCATC
- the LOC135165702 gene encoding uncharacterized protein LOC135165702 isoform X2: protein MKRGWIFIGWIYLTLQAIEVTSHGRLMDPPARNSMWRFGFPNPVNYNDNELFCGGYAVQWVQNEGQCGICGDAYHLKEPRPHEAGGEFAKGTITRHYTAGQDIDIEIELTANHQGHFELYLCPNNNPRLPATQECFDKYPLYLTGTDEVKFVIPEDSDKKAIFRYRVTLPPYLTCSQCVMQWNYYTGNMWGTCANGTEAVGCGRPETFRNCADVNIVTSTGAVPPSFIHQQDNPFILYYQDYRLENQVVPLVIRSQICLPRQLYRFIPGMDEWCQTNCLRYPPHCPENICTCPEDCTAVGELEGKSGADVYCMDQCLVYPSHCPSQRCQCS from the exons ATGAAGCGAGGATGGATTTTCATCGGGTGGATCTACTTAACTCTCcag GCGATTGAAGTGACCAGTCATGGAAGGCTCATGGATCCACCAGCGAGGAACAGCATGTGGCGTTTTGGTTTTCCCAATCCTGTGAACTACAACGACAATGAGCTTTTCTGCGGCGGTTACGCGg tgcAGTGGGTGCAGAATGAGGGCCAGTGCGGAATATGCGGTGATGCTTATCATTTGAAGGAACCTAGACCTCACGAGGCGGGGGGAGAATTCGCTAAGGGAACCATTACGAGACATTACACCGCTGGACAG GACATTGACATTGAGATAGAGTTGACCGCCAATCATCAAGGTCACTTTGAGTTATACCTGTGTCCCAACAACAATCCTCGTCTTCCAGCGACTCAAGAATGCTTCGACAAATATCCCCTGTACCTCACCGGCACCGACGAAGTGAAATTCGTAATACCTGAGGACAGTGATAAAAAAGCTATTTTTCGGTACCGAGTAACATTACCCCCCTACCTCACCTGCTCTCAATGCGTAATGCAGTGGAATTACTACACAG gTAATATGTGGGGCACATGTGCCAATGGTACAGAAGCCGTTGGTTGTGGTAGACCCGAGACCTTCAGAAATTGTGCCGATGTTAATATTGTAACCAGCACTGGTGCTGTACCACCGTCATTCATTCATCAACAGGATAATCCATTTATTCTGTACTATCAGGATTACAGATTGGAAAATCAAGTTGTACCACTTGTTATTAGATCACAGATCTGTCTACCCCGTCAACTTTACAGATTTATACCTGGTATGGACGAGTGGTGTCAGACTAATTGCTTGAGATATCCACCTCATTGCCCAGAGAATATCTGCACTTGTCC GGAGGACTGCACAGCCGTAGGTGAATTAGAAGGAAAATCAGGTGCCGATGTCTACTGCATGGACCAGTGTCTCGTCTACCCCTCGCACTGTCCATC